The following proteins are co-located in the Polymorphospora rubra genome:
- a CDS encoding MbtH family protein: MDELEDRRLYHVVVNDEEQYSIWADGSEIPAGWRTAGFTGDRAACLAHIEQVWTDLRPRSLREWAASNA, translated from the coding sequence ATGGACGAACTCGAAGACCGCCGCCTTTACCACGTGGTCGTCAATGACGAGGAGCAGTACTCGATCTGGGCCGACGGATCCGAGATCCCGGCCGGATGGCGCACCGCCGGATTTACCGGCGACCGCGCCGCCTGTCTCGCCCATATCGAGCAGGTCTGGACCGATCTGCGTCCGCGCAGCCTTCGGGAATGGGCCGCGAGCAACGCCTGA
- a CDS encoding CPCC family cysteine-rich protein, which translates to MDTTPITKCPCCNYRTGCLTCPVCFWTDDGQDDHDADVVRGGPNGDLSLAHARLNFAIYGASHERYRDTVRPPRIDEYP; encoded by the coding sequence GTGGATACGACTCCGATCACCAAGTGTCCATGTTGCAACTACCGGACCGGCTGCCTGACCTGCCCGGTGTGCTTCTGGACCGACGACGGCCAGGATGACCACGACGCCGACGTGGTCCGGGGCGGCCCCAACGGTGACCTGAGCCTCGCCCACGCCCGGCTCAACTTCGCCATCTACGGCGCGAGCCACGAGCGTTACCGGGACACCGTCCGCCCGCCGCGGATCGACGAGTACCCGTGA
- a CDS encoding SAM hydrolase/SAM-dependent halogenase family protein: MADYPVISLTTDFGLSDGFVAACHGVIAGLAPTVRVIDITHLVDPGDIVRGAAVLSQTVPYLPSAVHMAVVDPGVGTARRAVAVQTPGGLLVGPDNGLLPWAADALGGPTGAVELSNSDWFGTGASRTFHGRDVFAPVAARLATGAPFAQAGPAIDPAGLVRLPEPVVSAGEGWLESQVLTIDRYGNVQLAAPGSALDALGSPLRVGGVRAVRGGTFGDTSPGGLVVYVDSAGRAAVAVNGGRAAGVLAVRPGDVVRLVTVP; encoded by the coding sequence ATGGCCGACTACCCGGTGATCAGCCTCACCACCGACTTTGGACTGTCCGACGGGTTCGTCGCCGCATGCCACGGGGTGATCGCCGGCCTGGCACCGACGGTACGGGTGATCGACATCACCCACCTCGTGGATCCCGGCGACATCGTCCGGGGCGCCGCGGTGCTGTCGCAGACCGTGCCGTACCTGCCGTCGGCCGTGCACATGGCGGTCGTCGACCCCGGCGTGGGCACGGCGCGGCGGGCCGTGGCCGTGCAGACCCCGGGTGGACTGCTGGTCGGGCCGGACAACGGCCTGCTGCCGTGGGCCGCCGACGCACTCGGCGGCCCGACCGGCGCGGTCGAGTTGTCCAATTCGGACTGGTTTGGGACTGGCGCGTCCCGTACGTTCCACGGCCGGGACGTCTTCGCGCCGGTCGCCGCCCGCCTCGCCACCGGGGCACCGTTCGCGCAGGCCGGTCCGGCGATCGACCCGGCCGGTCTGGTACGCCTGCCCGAGCCGGTGGTGTCGGCCGGCGAGGGGTGGCTGGAGTCGCAGGTGTTGACCATCGACCGGTACGGCAACGTGCAGCTCGCCGCGCCCGGATCGGCCCTCGACGCGCTCGGGTCACCGCTGCGGGTCGGCGGCGTCCGGGCCGTACGTGGCGGGACGTTCGGCGACACGTCGCCGGGTGGCCTCGTGGTGTACGTCGACTCCGCCGGCCGGGCCGCGGTGGCCGTCAACGGCGGGCGGGCGGCGGGAGTGCTCGCGGTCCGGCCCGGAGACGTCGTACGACTGGTGACCGTGCCCTGA